One Cellulomonas sp. NS3 genomic region harbors:
- a CDS encoding DUF3151 domain-containing protein, with protein MSHQNLLGPEPTLLPADGADADARAALQSGADLREAARRSPASSYAWALLAEQALSETGDPVAAYAFARTGYHRGLDALRRAGWRGQGPVPADHEPNQGFLRALLALHEAAEAIGEDDEAERCAQFLLDSGTSADEVSGLR; from the coding sequence ATGAGCCACCAGAACCTCCTCGGGCCCGAGCCGACCCTCCTGCCGGCCGACGGCGCCGACGCCGACGCCCGCGCCGCCCTGCAGTCCGGTGCCGACCTGCGCGAGGCCGCACGCCGGAGCCCCGCGTCGTCGTACGCGTGGGCGCTGCTCGCCGAGCAGGCGCTGTCCGAGACCGGCGACCCCGTCGCGGCGTACGCGTTCGCGCGGACCGGCTACCACCGCGGGCTCGACGCGCTGCGCCGGGCGGGCTGGCGCGGCCAGGGCCCGGTGCCGGCCGACCACGAGCCCAACCAGGGCTTCCTGCGGGCGCTGCTCGCGCTGCACGAGGCGGCGGAGGCGATCGGCGAGGACGACGAGGCCGAGCGCTGCGCGCAGTTCCTCCTCGACTCGGGGACGTCGGCCGACGAGGTGTCCGGGCTGCGCTGA
- a CDS encoding STAS domain-containing protein → MIEISSSPTSTTLVIDGDLDLAERDRFPEIAARVVGLRRQLLVIDMCGVTFMDSTGAAFLITLADSSRSRGGATVLRGADARDLFVLEVCGALELFRVEDTCTHTKQESGFQRPASTGSTPSA, encoded by the coding sequence ATGATCGAGATCTCGAGCTCCCCCACCTCGACCACGCTCGTGATCGACGGGGACCTCGACCTCGCCGAGCGCGACCGGTTCCCGGAGATCGCCGCGCGCGTCGTGGGCCTGCGCCGCCAGCTCCTCGTCATCGACATGTGCGGCGTGACGTTCATGGACTCGACGGGCGCCGCGTTCCTCATCACGCTCGCCGACTCGTCCCGCAGCCGTGGCGGCGCGACCGTCCTGCGCGGGGCCGACGCGCGCGACCTGTTCGTCCTCGAGGTGTGCGGCGCGCTCGAGCTGTTCCGCGTCGAGGACACGTGCACGCACACGAAGCAGGAGTCGGGCTTCCAGCGCCCGGCCAGCACGGGTTCGACCCCCTCGGCCTGA